From Triticum urartu cultivar G1812 chromosome 2, Tu2.1, whole genome shotgun sequence, a single genomic window includes:
- the LOC125534298 gene encoding indole-3-acetic acid-induced protein ARG7-like: MAKCSNIHNIVLLRQTLRRWRSRAAARAAADDGAVSVPAGHVAVCVGGASRRFVVRAAHLNHPVFRELLRLAEEEYGFPSGACGPIALPCDEDHFRDVLRRVSSEERRSVSAVSSRDVATRPLLPRVAAEELVW; the protein is encoded by the coding sequence ATGGCGAAATGCAGCAACATCCACAACATCGTCTTGCTCCGGCAGACCCTGCGGCGCTGGCGGTCCCGTGCCGCGGCGCGCGCTGCTGCGGATGACGGCGCGGTGTCGGTGCCGGCGGGGCACGTGGCGGTGTGCGTGGGCGGGGCGTCGCGGCGGTTCGTGGTGCGGGCGGCGCACCTGAACCACCCCGTGTTCCGGGAGCTGCTCCGGCTGGCGGAGGAGGAATATGGGTTCCCGTCCGGCGCGTGCGGCCCCATCGCGCTCCCCTGCGACGAGGACCACTTCCGGGACGTCCTACGCCGCGTCTCCTCCGAGGAGCGCCGCAGCGTGTCAGCCGTCAGCAGCCGCGATGTCGCCACGCGGCCGTTGCTGCCGAGGGTGGCGGCGGAGGAGCTCGTGTGGTGA